One Phoenix dactylifera cultivar Barhee BC4 unplaced genomic scaffold, palm_55x_up_171113_PBpolish2nd_filt_p 000454F, whole genome shotgun sequence DNA window includes the following coding sequences:
- the LOC103711887 gene encoding 3-ketoacyl-CoA synthase 11-like, with product MAKSPSGPRDDTPLLQQSSYKLPDFKKSIKLKYVKLGYHYVITHGMYLFLLPFLLLIAAHLSTFSVQDLHALWEHLRFNLISAIVCSALLVFLSTLYFLTRPRSVYLVDFSCYKPEEARKCTRETFLQLSQSLGTFTEESIEFQRKILERSGLGDSTYLPDALLSSPPDPSMAEARKEAEAVMFGALDELFAKTNVKPKDIGILIVNCSLFNPTPSLSAMVVNHYKLRGNIVSFNLGGMGCSAGLLSIALAKDLLQVCPNTYAVVVSMESITLNWYFGNNRSMLVSNCLFRMGGAAIFLSNKRSDRWRSKYQLIHTVRTHKGADDRCFGCVTQQEDTDGKVGVLLSKDLMGVAGDALKTNITTLGPLVLPMSEQLLFFATLVGRKLFKMKIKPYIPDFKLAFEHFCIHAGGRAVLDELEKNLQLSEWHMEPSRMTLYRFGNTSSSSLWYELAYAEAKGRIRRRDRIWQIAFGSGFKCNSAVWKALRTVNPAKEKNPWINEIDKFPVVVPRVSAL from the coding sequence ATGGCTAAATCCCCTTCCGGACCAAGAGACGACACGCCATTGCTCCAACAATCCTCGTACAAGCTCCCTGACTTCAAGAAATCTATCAAACTCAAGTATGTTAAGCTCGGTTACCACTATGTCATCACCCATGGCATGTACCTGTTCCTCTTGCCCTTCCTCCTCCTTATCGCTGCCCACCTGTCTACGTTCTCTGTCCAAGACCTTCATGCCCTCTGGGAGCACCTCCGCTTCAACCTCATATCCGCGATTGTTTGTTCCGCGCTCCTTGTCTTCCTCTCCACCCTCTACTTCCTCACCCGGCCACGATCGGTGTACCTCGTTGACTTCTCCTGCTACAAGCCCGAGGAAGCCCGGAAATGCACCCGGGAAACCTTCTTGCAACTGTCTCAGTCTCTGGGCACCTTCACCGAGGAGAGCATAGAATTCCAGCGTAAGATCCTTGAAAGGTCGGGCCTTGGCGACTCCACGTACCTTCCTGATGCTCTCCTCAGCAGTCCTCCCGATCCTTCAATGGCAGAGGCCAGAAAGGAAGCCGAGGCCGTGATGTTTGGAGCCCTCGACGAGCTCTTTGCTAAGACTAATGTGAAGCCCAAGGACATAGGGATTCTGATAGTGAATTGCAGCTTGTTCAATCCTACCCCATCTCTTTCCGCCATGGTTGTGAACCATTACAAGCTTCGGGGTAACATCGTTAGCTTTAATCTTGGTGGAATGGGTTGCAGCGCTGGCCTACTCTCTATAGCTCTTGCAAAAGATCTTCTTCAGGTTTGCCCCAACACCTATGCTGTCGTTGTCAGCATGGAGAGCATCACCTTGAATTGGTACTTCGGCAATAACCGGTCCATGCTCGTTTCCAATTGCTTGTTTCGAATGGGCGGGGCTGCGATCTTTCTATCAAACAAGAGGTCCGATCGGTGGCGCTCCAAGTATCAGCTGATCCATACTGTTCGAACCCATAAAGGTGCGGATGACAGGTGCTTTGGCTGCGTCACCCAGCAGGAGGATACCGACGGGAAAGTCGGTGTTCTTCTATCAAAAGATCTCATGGGGGTAGCTGGTGATGCTCTGAAGACTAACATCACCACGCTGGGCCCTCTTGTGTTGCCAATGTCCGAACAGTTGCTGTTCTTTGCTACATTGGTGGGGAGGAAGCTTTtcaagatgaagatcaagccaTACATCCCTGACTTTAAGCTGGCCTTCGAGCATTTCTGCATTCATGCCGGTGGAAGAGCTGTTTTGGATGAGTTGGAGAAAAACCTGCAGCTGTCCGAGTGGCATATGGAGCCATCGAGGATGACGCTCTACCGGTTCGGGAACACATCAAGCAGCTCTCTTTGGTACGAATTGGCTTATGCAGAGGCTAAAGGAAGGATTAGGAGGAGGGATAGGATATGGCAAATTGCATTTGGATCTGGATTCAAGTGTAACAGTGCGGTCTGGAAGGCTCTCAGGACTGTAAATCCTGCAAAGGAGAAGAACCCCTGGATTAATGAGATCGACAAGTTCCCGGTGGTGGTTCCTAGAGTGTCTGCACTTTGA